The genomic window GGACAGAGCCAGCCCAGGCTCTCCCTGCTCTCACAGCACATCATCTTCacctcctttccccctttttcccacCCTCAACACTGACTTTTCTGCTCTCCCCCAAGGgtgctcctgcagcctggggctggTTTACCCCAGTAAACCCTGCACGATGCCACCCCTCACCTTCCAGGACCTGCCCCTCAACATCTACATGGTCATTTTCGGCACCGGCATCTTCATCTTCGTGCTCAGCCTCATCTTCTGCTGCTACTTCATCAGGTGAGCcggggggctgtgccagggggtgggtgggcagccctggggcacCCCCGGcccttcccttgtcctgtcccagaACACGGGGACAAGCCCCCGCCGGGATCGTGGTCCCTGCAGCTCCCGGAGCAGGGCAGGAAGCGCAGGAAGGGGCTCTTGTTTTCCAGGGGACCGCAGGAGGGACACATTGTGtcgggcagggagagggaggatgtGCCTTTACATCGCTCCCTGGTCGGGGAGGGCTATTTTTAACCCCAAAGCcggggcagctgctgctgttcccgGCTGGCTCAGTCCTGTCCTGCGGGATGTCCCAGCTCTTCCCCGTGTCCCCTGTGTCCTCCAGAAGTTTTTGGGGCTGTGGAAGAGCGTTTTGGTGCCTCGCTGGGAGTAGAAGCCCCACTTCAAGCTGCCCCTTCCTCCCCGTTCCCGCTGGGTTTCTGTGCCAGCTGGTTTTCCCGACCCAAGGTCACGGCAGGGCCGGGAGCTGCCGGCTGGAAATCCAGCACTTCCTGCACCGTGAACGACTTCCTAAGGCAAACAATCGGGGCTGCCAGCCCTTGGCATCCCGTTCCTGCCCCGCGGGAGCAGCTCGGGCTGGCCCTGCCCGCTGCCCAAaggcagccccagagctgctgatcccCAAATCCCGGTGGGAAGGGCGTGCTCCCCTGACTCCCTGTGCCCCTGGAATGTTCCTGGCCGCGCTGTTCGCTCGTGGCCGTGACGCTCACGgtgcctttctctccccctctgCAGCAAACTGCGGCACCAGGCGCAGAGCGAGCGCTTCGGGTACAAGGAGGTAACgcccggggctgcccctggctgggtttggggtgggcaggaggggacatgGCAGGGCCCGAGGCTGCTCATCCCAGGAGGGCACCTTCCAaaggggtgggatgggacagccTGCCCAGAAACACCCCCGGGCTCACCCtgcccctgcccggccccgtTCAGCCCCTGCCGGGGCAGGATCCTCCTTCCCGGTGTTccaccctctccctccttttctccctcagGTGGTTTTGAAGGGCGATGCCCGGAGGCTGAACGTGCACGGGGTGAGCGGGGCCGCCTCTGGCTcgggatggatttggggttcACAGGGATAACGCTGAGGATGCTTCCCATCTGCTCcagggggggctgaggggggctCAGGAGCAGATGGGGAGGGTGGGACAGGGATGTGAtgtggggatgtgctgggattGGGATATGATGGGATGTTTGGGGATGTGATGTGTGGATGTGCTAGGattggaatgggatgggatgttTGGGATGTgatgtgtggatgtgctgggacTGGGATAGGATGGGATGTTTGGGATGTgatgtgtggatgtgctgggattggaatgggatgggatgttTGGGATGTgatgtgtggatgtgctgggattgggatgggatgggatgttTGGGGATGGgatgtgtggatgtgctgggactgggatgggatgttTGGGATGTGATGTGTGGATGTGCCGGCACCACAAGgctggggactgggagggaatCCCCCTCCCCGGAGGCGGTTTGGGAACTGAGCTGAGCTCCCAGCTGGAAATGCCCGGGATTTCCCCAGCGTTCACACCCgccctccctgtgctgtcacCTCCCACAGCAGACCTGCGCCGTGTGCCTGGAGGATTTCAGGGcgagggaggagctgggggtgctgccgTGCCAGCACGCCTTCCACAGGAAGTGAGTGGGGCTTCGGGAAAGGGGGGAATTCCCCGGCAGGGCTGGAATTCCCGCGTGTCCCCGCCCGCAGGTGCCTGGTGAAGTGGCTGGAGGTGCGCTGCGTGTGCCCCATGTGCAACAAGCCcatggctgctccagcacagccccgcGCCGGCATCGGGACCCTCCTGGATGAGCTGGTgtgagccagccctgctccagacCGGCCTCATCCCCTGGGATCCATCGTGGGACTGTGGGATCGCAGCTCCACGCACGCAGCATTGCCCCCCACCCCGGGGCCGCACGGCTCGTCCCGAGTCTCCCAGCTGGGGTTTTTAACTGGGGGGTCGTGGCTTTGGTTGGGGTTTTGAGTTGTCCCCCTCGTGCTCCACATGGAGCCGGGACCTCCTGGGATTCCCTGTGGggagctgagccccccccagggTCGGGGAGGGGGTTGTCGTGTCCTGCCCCCCCGCAACTTTGCTGCACAGAGTATTTTTGTACCTGTTCCCCCCTCACACCCTCGGGGGGCGTGGAGGGAATGTACAGTTTtgtgtaaaaaaattattaaatggTGATTTCTCAGCCAGTCTGAGCTGTGGGGGCTACGGGGCCATTcggggggagccaggggggatGCTGAGACCTCCCCCAGGTGCCTTGGGGGCACTTCAGGGGGGCCCAAGAGAGCGCAAGGGGTGGgcccaggacccccaggacccccaggagcCACAGGAGCATTTTGGGGGACCCCAAAAAAGCCCAAGGGGGGATGCTGAGACCCCCCCCAGGCGCCACAGAGGGCATAAGCACAACCCAAaagcccccctcccctgcacccCCCAGTTTGCCCATTTCCACTGGTTTTTGACACCTCCAAGCTGTGATCACGCCAGCAATGACGTCATTAACCCCcccatttccttttgttttctggtaTAACTATTTTTAACATAACAACTGTAAATATGACGTCATGTGTGACGTCAGGACCCCCCGGCGGTCAGAAGGGACTGTGCGATGTCGTAACTGAGGGCGCACACGTCACGCAGGCGCGTGTCCATCCCATTCATCATGGTCATGAACCGGAAGGATCAATGAACGGTCTTCCCGCGCCCAGACCTACCGCCGCACCACTTTTATCTAAGTCAGGGCGACCTCGAGATGTGTAGTTCTCCCTTCTCACTGACACAGCGCGCTCCACGCCATGGATTCGTTCCCTCACATCCCCCCGTTTCGCCCTTTTCGCCCCTCACCGCCCCTCCTTCCCCGCGTTTTCGCCGCTAATTATCCATGGTAATTTATTCTCGCGGCGCCACGCCCCCCCCCGGCGCGCCGGCTTTACGGCAAGCGGGGTGTTTTGCGACAGTTCGAGCCGCTGGTGCGGGAGGCGCGGAGGGGACCGGGGGTCTCTCAGGGGTCTCGAAGGGGTTTTCGGGGTCTCCGAGGGTCTCTCGGGGGTCTCCGCGCCCCGGAAGGCGCTGCTGCCGGCAGGGATGTGTATTTAGCGCTGTTTTAGGGCGCGGGAGGCGCTGCCGGGTCGCGCCATGGATGCCGGTGGCCAGAGGCCGGAGGGGGGTCCCgggcagccgccgccgcccccctcGGTCCCCTCGGCCgagcaggtgctgctgcaggccCGGCTGTCGCTGTCCGATGGCCCCGGAGccctcagggagctgctggaggcgGCGGACCCGCGGTGGTTCCTCCTCGGGCCCGGCAGCCCCGCGGCGCTGGGCGAGCTGGCGGCCGCGCTGGGCGAGTCCGCGGCCCCCCCGGGGCGGGAGCAGGACGGAGCGGAGCCCCCCGGCCGGGACAGGGAGCACGCTGCTGCGGCAGAGAGGGCACAGCAGGTGGGCGCCGTGTTTGCGCTCCTGCTGAAGAAGCTGGAGGATGCCGGGAGGAGCCAGGAATGCCCCGAGGCGCCCGCGGCGGGTCCCGCGCTGCGCCGTGTGCTGGCACACATCTACGTCTTCGCTGTCACACACCTCGAGGAGCGGCCCTGGACCACCGAGAGGAGCCGGGCGGTGGcccgggagctgctggagatgcTGGTCCGGGCCGCAGGCTGCGTGTCCGTGGCTGAATTCCTGCGGGGAAAGGATGGGGATGAGGAAGGAAGGTTTGGAGCCGTGATGGGGCTCCTGAAACAGGAGTTAACCAAGTGAGTagggaggggagggaatggGTGACTCTGTGTGGGGAGTGCTGGAAGCCTTTGGGGCACTGAGCTCAGGGGTTACAAACATGAGATATAAAGGGGATAAATGAAGAATATCTATtaagtaataaataaaacacatgaTTAGAGGCCAGGAGCTTTGCAAATGCCCGGTAATGGAAGATGCTGGGGGGGATCAGTCTGGGTTTGCTGTCAGCTGGTCCCCGTGCCCAGGAAAGCAGTGCTCATTATTCCCAGTGTTCCCTGAGCTGGTGTTTGTGTCTCCAGGGACACCTGGAAGCGCAACCCTGCCACCAAACACGTGTTCTGCTGGACGCTGCCCCACGTCACCCGGCCCTGGCTGGGCCCTCACCTGGAGCGGGTCCTGCCACCCTCACTGCTCATCTCCGATGACTTCCAGGAGGAGAACAAAGTGCTGGGAGTGCAGTGCCTGCACCACATCGTCCTCAATGTGGTGAGGGAGGGGAGACCTCGAatccctcagagcgttgtccaaacactcctggagctctggcagccttgagGCTGTGACCAAACCCTcgggagcctgttcagtgccccaccaccctctgggggaagaatcttttcctgatctccaacctaaccctgccctgacacagctccagccgttccctcgGGCGGGTTGGACTCCTGTTGGGATTCCTAACTTCTCTTCCTGGTTCTGCTGTTAACCAGCAGTTCTGCCCTCTCTTCCACGCTGTCCCCCTGTGGTTAAACCTGTGCAGTTGTTACAGCT from Pseudopipra pipra isolate bDixPip1 chromosome 28, bDixPip1.hap1, whole genome shotgun sequence includes these protein-coding regions:
- the RNF122 gene encoding RING finger protein 122 isoform X2 yields the protein MPPFQWCHGCSCSLGLVYPSKPCTMPPLTFQDLPLNIYMVIFGTGIFIFVLSLIFCCYFISKLRHQAQSERFGYKEVVLKGDARRLNVHGTCAVCLEDFRAREELGVLPCQHAFHRKCLVKWLEVRCVCPMCNKPMAAPAQPRAGIGTLLDELV
- the RNF122 gene encoding RING finger protein 122 isoform X1 yields the protein MPPFQWCHGCSCSLGLVYPSKPCTMPPLTFQDLPLNIYMVIFGTGIFIFVLSLIFCCYFISKLRHQAQSERFGYKEVVLKGDARRLNVHGQTCAVCLEDFRAREELGVLPCQHAFHRKCLVKWLEVRCVCPMCNKPMAAPAQPRAGIGTLLDELV
- the TTI2 gene encoding TELO2-interacting protein 2, with protein sequence MDAGGQRPEGGPGQPPPPPSVPSAEQVLLQARLSLSDGPGALRELLEAADPRWFLLGPGSPAALGELAAALGESAAPPGREQDGAEPPGRDREHAAAAERAQQVGAVFALLLKKLEDAGRSQECPEAPAAGPALRRVLAHIYVFAVTHLEERPWTTERSRAVARELLEMLVRAAGCVSVAEFLRGKDGDEEGRFGAVMGLLKQELTKDTWKRNPATKHVFCWTLPHVTRPWLGPHLERVLPPSLLISDDFQEENKVLGVQCLHHIVLNVPGADLCQFNRAQVVFHALYNHLYSREAPLIQAVLLCLLDLLPILERSQRHQGHQGQVRPRSQCDEVLQLVLTHMEGEHRLALRRVYGGILPAFVRRLGILVVRHLKRLERVILGYLEVSDGPEEEARLGILETLQCTIEHAWPRMPCRLPVLLKALLRLIWDVHTDPGPTPEPVRAALLQRATQCLILLDHCSRGQVKVLLEGVYSSCEENRVRECIRRVQEST